From the genome of Primulina eburnea isolate SZY01 chromosome 12, ASM2296580v1, whole genome shotgun sequence, one region includes:
- the LOC140807586 gene encoding uncharacterized protein isoform X2: MLFAVEGGGFFSSSASGYSKGLALLLLGQKTEAKPMRVIPWNQYQLVDQETVPDLQLASGKDRIARGCASFGCFSRAATGVENSSPLKVGPKQNQEVLSGPAVFVESKNERNLADPIDDNPSARKKISLKSSLKKSTDSSLSLVASSGVGCTNRNEHEALSEMNDADASQTGRRTVQWTDATGGELVEVREFEMRIP; the protein is encoded by the exons ATGTTATTTGCAGTAGAAGGAGGAGGATTTTTCTCTTCTTCAGCTTCTGGATACAGTAAGGGCTTGGCTCTTTTGTTATTGGGTCAAAAAACCGAGGCAAAACCCATGAGAGTAATTCCGTGGAATCAATACCAGTTGGTGGACCAAGAGACGGTTCCTGATCTCCAGCTGGCTTCTGGTAAGGATAGAATTGCACGTGGGTGCGCCTCGTTTGGATGTTTTAGCCGTGCTGCAACTGGAGTTGAGAACTCATCTCCTCTGAAAGTTGGACCTAAACAAAACCAAGAAGTCTTGTCGGGACCAGCAGTTTTTGTTGAGAGTAAAAATGAAAGGAACTTAGCTGATCCGATTGATGATAATCCTAGTGCTAGGAAAAAAATTAGTTTAAAGAGCAGTTTGAAGAAATCGACAGATAGTTCTCTGTCTCTAGTGGCGTCCTCTGGTGTTGGTTGCACCAATAGAAATGAACATGAAGCATTATCTGAAATGAATGATGCTGATGCTAGTCAAACGGGGAGGAGGACAGTGCAGTGGACAGATGCAACTGGGGGAGAGCTTGTTGAGGTTCGGGAATTTGAGATGAG GATTCCCTAG
- the LOC140807586 gene encoding uncharacterized protein isoform X1 produces MLFAVEGGGFFSSSASGYSKGLALLLLGQKTEAKPMRVIPWNQYQLVDQETVPDLQLASGKDRIARGCASFGCFSRAATGVENSSPLKVGPKQNQEVLSGPAVFVESKNERNLADPIDDNPSARKKISLKSSLKKSTDSSLSLVASSGVGCTNRNEHEALSEMNDADASQTGRRTVQWTDATGGELVEVREFEMSEDGLDNEYNDGNEKTCSCSIM; encoded by the exons ATGTTATTTGCAGTAGAAGGAGGAGGATTTTTCTCTTCTTCAGCTTCTGGATACAGTAAGGGCTTGGCTCTTTTGTTATTGGGTCAAAAAACCGAGGCAAAACCCATGAGAGTAATTCCGTGGAATCAATACCAGTTGGTGGACCAAGAGACGGTTCCTGATCTCCAGCTGGCTTCTGGTAAGGATAGAATTGCACGTGGGTGCGCCTCGTTTGGATGTTTTAGCCGTGCTGCAACTGGAGTTGAGAACTCATCTCCTCTGAAAGTTGGACCTAAACAAAACCAAGAAGTCTTGTCGGGACCAGCAGTTTTTGTTGAGAGTAAAAATGAAAGGAACTTAGCTGATCCGATTGATGATAATCCTAGTGCTAGGAAAAAAATTAGTTTAAAGAGCAGTTTGAAGAAATCGACAGATAGTTCTCTGTCTCTAGTGGCGTCCTCTGGTGTTGGTTGCACCAATAGAAATGAACATGAAGCATTATCTGAAATGAATGATGCTGATGCTAGTCAAACGGGGAGGAGGACAGTGCAGTGGACAGATGCAACTGGGGGAGAGCTTGTTGAGGTTCGGGAATTTGAGATGAG TGAAGATGGATTGGATAATGAATACAATGACGGGAATGAGAAAACTTGTTCCTGTTCGATAATGTAG